A genomic stretch from Meleagris gallopavo isolate NT-WF06-2002-E0010 breed Aviagen turkey brand Nicholas breeding stock unplaced genomic scaffold, Turkey_5.1 ChrUn_random_7180001957527, whole genome shotgun sequence includes:
- the CCT3 gene encoding T-complex protein 1 subunit gamma, which produces MLWERGDPNPNRLPPPTAGEMLSVAEHFLEQQMHPTVIIGAYRKALDDMIHVLKKISTPVDVNNREMMLKIIKSAINTKAINRWSELACSIALDAVRTVELEENGRKEIDIKKYAKVEKIPGGFSEDSCVLRGIMVNKDVTHPRMRRLIKNPRIVLLDCSLEYKKGESQTDIEITREEDFARILQMEEEYIQQICEDLLRVKPDLVITEKGISDLAQHYLMRANISAVRRVRKTDNNRIARACGARIVSRTDELREEDVGTGAGLFEVKKIGDEYFAFITDCKDPKACTIVLRGASKEILAEVERNLQDAMQVCRNVLVDPQLVPGGGAAEMAVSHALTEKSKGMTGVEQWPYRAVAQALEVIPRTLIQNCGASTIRVLTSLRAKHTQEGSQTWGVNGESGALADMKELGVWEPLAVKLQTYKTAVETAVLLLRIDDIVSGHKKKGEEHSKAPAPTEAAQE; this is translated from the exons ATGCTGTGGGAGCGTGGAGACCCCAACCCTAACCGCCTCCCCCCAcccacagctggagagatgctCTCTGTTGCTGAGCACTTCCTGGAGCAGCAGATGCACCCAACTGTCATCATCGGCGCTTACCGCAAAGCTCTGGACGACATGATCCACGTCCTGAAGAAGATCAG CACCCCGGTGGATGTGAACAACAGAGAGATGATGCTGAAGATCATCAAGAGCGCCATAAACACCAAAGCCATCAACCGCTGGTCCGAGCTGGCCTGCAGCATCGCCCTGGATGCCGTCAGGACGGTGGAGTTGGAGGAGAACGGCCGAAAGGAGATCGATATCAAGAAATACGCCAAAGTGGAGAAG ATCCCCGGTGGTTTCAGCGAGGATTCGTGCGTGCTGCGTGGCATCATGGTGAACAAGGACGTGACGCACCCCAGGATGCGCCGCCTCATCAAGAACCCACGCATCGTGCTGCTGGATTGCTCGCTGGAGTACAAGAAAGGGGAGAGCCAG ACCGACATTGAGATAACCCGGGAGGAGGACTTTGCGCGCATCCTGCAGATGGAGGAGGAGTACATCCAGCAGATCTGCGAGGACCTGCTGAGGGTGAAGCCAGACCTGGTCATCACCGAGAAGGGCATTTCGG ACCTGGCCCAGCACTACCTGATGAGAGCCAACATCAGCGCCGTCCGCAGGGTGAGGAAGACGGACAACAACCGCATCGCCAG GGCCTGCGGGGCACGCATCGTCAGCCGCACCGACGAGCTGCGGGAGGAGGACGTGGGCACCGGCGCCGGGCTGTTCGAGGTGAAAAAGATTGGAGATGAGTACTTTGCCTTCATCACCGACTGCAAGGACCCCAAAGCGTGCACCATCGTCCTGCGTGGGGCCAGCAAGGAGATCCTGGCC GAGGTGGAGCGCAACCTGCAGGACGCCATGCAGGTGTGCCGCAACGTGTTGGTGGACCCCCAGCTGGTGCCAGGGGGAGGGGCTGCAGAGATGGCCGTGTCCCACGCGCTGACAGAGAAGTCCAAAGGCATGACGGGCGTGGAGCAGTGGCCCTACAGAGCGGTGGCGCAGGCGCTGGAGGTCATCCCACGCACGCTCATCCAGAACTGCGGTGCCAGCACCATCCGCGTGCTCACCTCGCTGCGG GCCAAGCAcacccaggagggcagccagacGTGGGGGGTGAACGGGGAGAGCGGAGCCCTGGCTGACATGAAGGAGTTGGGGGTCTGGGAGCCCCTGGCCGTCAAACTGCAGACCTACAAAACGGCCGTGGAG ACCGCCGTCCTCCTGCTCCGCATCGATGACATCGTCTCGGGACACAAAAAGAAAGGCGAGGAGCACAGCAAGGCGCCAGCACCCACTGAGGCAGCCCAGGAGTAG